A stretch of DNA from Tigriopus californicus strain San Diego chromosome 11, Tcal_SD_v2.1, whole genome shotgun sequence:
CAATAATATCTGCTCTTTATCTTGCTAAGCATAATCCTGACCGAATATCACATTATAAACCCTACCTTAATAGAATAAATTGGTCAGCACTAACTTTTCCAGTGAGggtaaataaaaaagaatttgaaaaatttgagcAAACTAATCCATCTTTGCCTCCAGTAAATGTTCATGTATTAGAAAAATATACACATGCATTACCAAGACCATTTTATTGCTCAGTCAAAGATGCTAATGCAGAAAATGCCATTAACATTATGTActttcagaaaaatgaaaataccaTGAGAAACATAGAGGATAATGGACATTATGTTTGGATCCACAACAGACTAGAAATTGTCATATTTGTGAGCTAGATATATTACCAGGGACAAAAACTGTTAGGGATCACTGTCACTTTACTGGAAAATTCCGGGGATATGCTCATAACAAATGTAATATTAACTATAGATTGAAAAATATACCAATTAATGTTGTGTCACACAATTTCAGAGGATATGATAAGTCCATTCTGTtagcaatgaaatattttccagaAACATTATGTGAACCTATCATGGAAAACACAGAAAAGCCAAAATGTGTTAAAATGAAGTGGATGATTGGATGGatgatttgaataaattaAATACAACAAAATTGTCATCTAAAGATGATTTCTACAATAACTTGACTAAAGAACACATACCTGTTGAAGAATATCAAAATTACGTAAAAGTCATGGATGAACTACAAGTaaagaaatttcaagattATCATGGGGTGTACTTGAAAACAGATGTGCTACAATTAGCTGATGTATGTAATGAATATCGTTCATTGTGCATGGACAATTATGGGTTGgatccttttcatttcatatcaGCTCCTTCTATGACATGgagggctgctttaaaaataacaaaagtaACACTGGAACTCCTTACTGATGTCAATATGTATAATTTTGTTCAGCGAGGGATTCGTGGAGGTGTTTCTTATATTGCAACCAAGTATgcaaaagccaacaaaaaggaaagaaaagatttGTATGATCATGATAAGCCATCAAGTTACATTTCTTACATTGACATGAATAATTTGTATGGTTGGGCAATGATGCAACCTCTGCCAATTGGGGATTTCAAATGGTTAGAGCCAAAACtgtacaaacaaacaaaaacaaaaagatttaATTTTATTTATGAAGTTGATTTAAAGTATCCCGAAAAACTACATGATGACCATAATGACTTCCCTCTGGCTCCTGAAGTTTTTACTCCATCAGGAAGTAAACATgaaaagctagttcctcatCTTGGAGTTAGAAAAAACTATATTGTTTCAGCAGATAACCTTAATTACTACCTATCAAAAGGAGTTactttagaaaaaaatacacaAGGTTTTGAGGTATCGGCAAGAGGCATGGTTAAAACCATTCATAGAATTGAATACAAAACTAAGAGCTCAagctaaaaatgaatttgagaaggatTTCTTCAAAGTAATGAACAATGCTGTTTATGGACAAACCTTAATGGATGTTACAAAATTTAGTGACATTGAACTTGTTAACAGTCAAACTAGATatcattggcttcaaaagaaatattacAGGATACGAAATGAAATTATATATTCACAATGTAAAAAGTGTCAAGAACTTGATAGCCCATGTCATGACtgtgatgaagatgaaaactgCTTTGTAGGAATTGAAAAAATTAAACATACAGTTTGCTTTAACCGACCAATATATGTAGGTTTTCAGATTTTAGAGTTATCTAAACTACACATGTATAAATTCTGGTATGATGTTTTAAGAGCCAAGTATGGTGACAAAATACGTCTGCTAATGACTGACACTTATAGCTTTATCTTCCAAATCTTTTGTGAAGATTTAGACAAGGAATTGCTTAAAATGGCTGACTCTTTTGATGTCTCCAACTATGACCAGAGTCAGCCATTGTATTCTtcaacaagcaaaaaaatccctggttacatgaaaaatgaatttccatCTAAAATTATTACTCATTTTGCGGGCATTAGAAGCAAAGAATATGcattcaaatttttagatgggaaagaagaaaaaagagcaaaagggATCACTAAGGtaaatcaaaaccaaaatctcAATTATGCAGATTATGAACACAGTGTGTTTGACAACATAGTTAAAGTTTTATGACGGTAAGCGAGTTTGGGTAGGAAGAACCCAGAAGTATGAAGATTTTGATACTACATTGGCATGGGGACATTATCGATTGAATACACCTTCAATATTATGTGCAGGGTAAAAGGAAGCTATACCTACATAGCAAGAAAGTCTCATTGAACGAGACTTTCCTTTGTCTATAGagtctcgttcaacgagacttCAACCTAATGACTCAGTCTCATTAAACGAGACCACCACAAGCGGAATGCTCAAGTGCTTATTagaatgaatttaaaaaatggtaaaatacctaattaaaaaggtaaaatacttttttttaatttacaCATTATTGAATCATGTAATTTTAATCAACAtgtgagaaaattgaaaaaatgataatatttaACTAGGCCCCCATCCATTAAAAAGGGTCATTGTGTCAGAATCCCCATACTACTTAGTGGCCACACATAAAAACCATGCAACACAAGCTTCGTGTCGCTCCTCGAAAAGGAGAGGGAATTATTAAAAATTTATGAAGAATAAAGcatccttgattttttttcaaaatacatcAGGGTCATATATCGTTAACTCGGCCCTCGAATATTTGAGAGGAAGAACAGATATACCCAATCATCTAGCCAAAGTGAGATAATAAACAATCAAGGAAATACTGTCTGGCGAGTTCATCCGGGTTTATTTATCTATCTGGATCTACTCGATTTATTCACGTAAGGAGACTCCGGGTGAGCCCGACTAAACCATCTCTGAAGCGGGAAATCGATgaaagggggagggaggggctAAAAGGTCCCAAGGGTGACTCATTAGCCCTGTAGTTAAACGAGGTGGATCCGTTATTCGGCAACAGCAGCGGCTTAGACTTGATATCCGACCAAGCTACCCTTGCCGATGCATTCCCCGATGAAGAACCAACACAAGACTTCCATGGCCACCAAGGTATTGACCGTGGCTTCCTAAACACAGAGTTAAACGACAGGCATTAGCCAATAGCACCGGTTTATGTGTATATATGGAATATGAATTGGTATACTTCGTTTAGGTGGGAAAACCGGATTATGTTTTTTCGTCTTAAAGTCATTATTggtttttgaactttgatttttaGCCCGAATGAGTAaaacaaaaagggaaaatgaaattacaaAGTTTGATTGCATGAAGATACCTTTTCTACGCATGGGCTCATTGAGATCAGAAAGAAGACATTTTTACCTTGTTTTTagaccaacgaatttgataaCCTAATTGAAATGCAGACTTAAAACAACCTCAGtttcgattcaaatttgtcagcTTGCTGAAATCGTGATTTGGGACCAACTGAATGGTTGACGAATGTAGTATAGTCATCAATGACACATTAAAACTAGCCAGCTCGGAAGACATGGCCCCAACTAAGAAATTGGCTGGAAATGGCAGCATCAATCGAATACATGACAAAACTAATATTCGCTTCcacatttttgttcttccaCTCTTTGTCAGTCGGCTTTAAAATAATGCATGGGTACAAACAGCATTTTGGCACTGTAGTCCTTACAAATTTgccaatgaatgaacgaagtTTTTTGAGTGCTCCTCCCTCTTTTGCCCTCCTCTCATAAAttaaaaaatttaaaaaaaattctttaaaAAATCCGAGTTTACTTTTCGTGAACCATCGCAAAATTAGTCCTTTAGCCTGAGACCTTCTCATGGAACCTCTCTCTATGCACTCTCCTTGGAATAATCCATATACATGTCTCATATCCTGTGACCATGACCACTTGATGATCCTGTCCTTTGATCCGATGGGGGGAAATCTCAGCCAGAACTCACCTTGACCGGGGTCTGGGCCCATTTCATGGTCATCCCACTCTGAGCCAACTTGGCCAATTGGCCCAAGGCCACCGGAATCTCGGCGGGGGAGGGCGGCATCAACTCAATCCGGCCGTATTTGACCAAAGTGGCCCATCGAGGGGCGGCCCAGCCTGAAAACACACCCATCCAGTTAAGCCAGCCCGGAATCCGAATCCCAGGGAGGATTAAccaactgactgactgactgacttacCCTTAGCTAGGACGGGCAGATTCTTGAGAGCGGCGGCCATGATCACGCGATGAAAAAGGGGAGTCAACTGAGTGATTGAGTCAGATCAGTGGGCTAAGATTCAACCCGTAGAATGGACCTGTCTTCCCCTCGTCAGAACTAAGCGAAGAATCGAAAGAAGATGGCTGAGAAACACAGGCTTGCCACCCACCCCACAGACTCACCCACGGGATCCGAGTTGGGCTTGAAATAATACACTGGGATGCATGCAGAGCAAGCCCAAATGAATGGAATTGCATTCAATGAGCTTACTAAATTTCCTAAAAGGGTGGGACCAGTACCCATTCATCGAAGAGTACTCGATCCTGAGGGCACAAGTCGGACTATGATCTGGTGGTAGATGATATAATTTGGCCTCCCTGGACTGGGGTATCGTCCATGTCTCGTAAACACAACGGAAGCTAAGGTGACGAAGAATTGCACCCTGGAGCAGCCGTCCGTCTCTTTGGCAGAAAAGGTTGAGCTGAAATGACAATCTTTGGGATTTGATATGATAGTTAGGAGCATATATAACCATTCAAAGGGTaatgagcatttttttggggggggaaAGGTCCATGTGAAGTTCGGCCATAAAGCCTCTCCAACCTTATGGTCACATCGCCCAGCCATAACATTGAACTCTATAGTCACGCCATAAAGGGGCTAGTGACACCAAATCAGCATATTTTCATCTCGAACTTATGAGCACAAATTCACCCCTCGAGGGATGGAAGCTCATGTAATCAACACCAATAGCCATCTAGGGGATTCCATGGCGTTCCCATCTTTGAACTGTCTTAATTTCAGATGAACTTGCTCCTTTGGCCTTTAAGTCCACCTATCAATCGATTATGAGGGACAACCCTGATTGAGGCACTTCATAGGAATCAAAACAATCTACTTTGCATCTTTTTTCTATCCATCTAACGTTGGACCGCCGTGAAAGGAGGCTGAAGAATCGTAGTTTAGCACTTAAGGATAAGTGCCCCCTGTCCCCTCAAATTGTTTGAGACTCTTTTGGATCCTTCAAGGAGGTGATAGGGATTTTGAAGTGAGTGGTTGGTCAATCATCGCCCGATGCCCAAGATTATATCCCGCTCGATCGCCGTCGAGGATAAACCCGGCCAACGTCGGCCGGCTTTGCACGGAGGGGCGGCCCTGTCCGATGACTTGAGCGCGCCCACTGGCCTGAATGCACCCGCTGAAGATAAGCCCTTGCACTTGTACTACTGTCTCTGCGGGCAAATGGCCCTCATCTTAGGTAATCATCTCTAATAACTCACTTCGGCCCATGCCTTTTTCATCCAAACTAATCATACCCCACCTCAAATGATAATCAACACCATTTCAGCTTATGGCTTAACCTTATATCAATTGACTACGAACCTTCAGAATTATGGAGTAACCCCTGGTTGATGGATGCCCTCCCTGTGTGGTTAATCATTAAGCATTAAACCTACGTGTAATGTTCTCATCTCAAGGCTTGTTTGTGCCACACTAGGTTGAAGTAGTGCGTAACGAGTTGGCACAAACAAATAATGAGATGAGGAGAACATACAATACGCTAATACCTCCGGtaaaacttgaacttgaacttttgccATGATATGTCTGCAGTTCTTTCTAACCGGTGAAGTTCACGTGGATCCGAAGCGACCTGTGTAGGTTAAAAGAACTGACAGCCGACCAATACTATGTGAAGTTTTGGGGCTTTTCTTACTCATTGCCTTTAAACTCAAAAGCCTAATGAAAAAGACGAGCCATCGATAGTTGCATACATGCTCGATTTATATTTTACTCCTATTCAGATCGGCCATTGGAGAAGTTGCCTTTCCGTTCGAGGGATGAGGCCCGCGTGTTGGATCCCTCAAAGCACACGCACAAAATTACGCTTTTAGAGTCCGACGAAACGATTCACCTAAAACGGCCGGAAAAGGGAATCGAAACACAATACCGATTCAAATGCAAAGGGTAATTGCTCATCTTGAAATAGtgatgatttgaaaatcatccTCATGAATGGCTTATGATTTGGGTGTTTTAGATGTAATTTGCCGCAGTTTTACCGCCACGATCCCAAGAGCGGGGTCACGTTCATCTTAAAGAATGCGCTCGTGTCATCGGCCCAGAACAAGGCGAACAAAGACATCTACAAGCAAGTGGCCTTGGAGCAGCCCGACCAAAAGCGGCAAGTGCGCAAGAACACCAAGACTATGGGCAAATTCTCCTCAGTGACCGTGTCCACTGTGTCCGATGACGAGGATGAATTGGAAGAGGTGAGCTATCAAAAAGCTGGTTTGGTCCGTAATGTTACTTGTATGGGCAGCATTTATTGTCGCTGACAAGTACATTTGAGACATTGTTTGTGGGTGCACGAAAGTTGTGTTTCTTAACAATCGGTAGACGtgctaaatttgaagattatatttttatccgctagccatcacatcatcacAAAAGTTTTCTTACATAGTACTGGGGCTCTTTGTCACGTTGGAAGCGTTTGTCGGTTTTCAGATCAAAATCGAGTTGACGcggtttcaaagcaaagtttaGGCATTGCATCTCTATCAAACTGtcttgtttgttttcttttaatccGTGGTTGTGCCATTCACAATGACAGTTCGCTTAAAGAAAGGGGGTGATAGATTTACAAAATGGAACTGATTGGAAACAATTTATTTTGCCCACTTGACAATTACCTTACTACTTGGAAGAAATTTCtgtctgctgtacggccaaggcgacTTTGGAGAAATTTCTGTGTATTGGGGGGGGTCTAATCAATTTACAGGCTGTTCAGTAGTTCTATTTGTTTGCGCTGATCTAGATTGTGACGTTTAAGGGTGCATGCCCAATAACTTTCTCGTTCGGTTTatagaagaaaagaaattggaaaactaATGGATAAACATCGTAGAAtgaatttggaaataatttcGTATAATACATTCATAATTCCTTTTTATCTCTGTTTTATTCATAGTTGATCGCATCCTGATGGATTATTGATTGATAGggaaaaaaaagtatttgttaCAACGTGACATTCAACCAATTCTTGTATTTCATTGAATGGTTGAATTCATGAATCATGACCGCTTATGGTTTGATCGGGTCCCTTgttattttttgccattctttcCCTAATGAAATTATATCCACGAAGTAGCTGAAGGTCATACCCTAACTCAGAAGATTGAACCCAT
This window harbors:
- the LOC131890889 gene encoding ATP synthase subunit g, mitochondrial-like; amino-acid sequence: MAAALKNLPVLAKGWAAPRWATLVKYGRIELMPPSPAEIPVALGQLAKLAQSGMTMKWAQTPVKEATVNTLVAMEVLCWFFIGECIGKGSLVGYQV
- the LOC131890888 gene encoding STING ER exit protein-like — translated: MPKIISRSIAVEDKPGQRRPALHGGAALSDDLSAPTGLNAPAEDKPLHLYYCLCGQMALILDRPLEKLPFRSRDEARVLDPSKHTHKITLLESDETIHLKRPEKGIETQYRFKCKGCNLPQFYRHDPKSGVTFILKNALVSSAQNKANKDIYKQVALEQPDQKRQVRKNTKTMGKFSSVTVSTVSDDEDELEEKEIADSYALNAKIIKKQLERKGMNKRKSEEDEVNDGTKKLKPRGTLLDL